In one Geoglobus acetivorans genomic region, the following are encoded:
- a CDS encoding DUF6834 family protein, translating into MDDLREILKKVSELMAGREVTTVEEIKRNAYRAVLSHFLSRHVDRARMEHLVSEVVESLCEVPASINSLHYSEELKVEGVTFRHIHTCKPTEENLENAYSEYLVSKKLIDSIEVMREVTDVFFKGYEIDDGLIRVYSKGKYKYGVFYSLIDDVGEDLEIHERVAASFGGEYVVVVPTENELTRFLRFFSRYSERVKKAGFKVWVVNVEERTIDPFIGYPKDFLLLKGFKNPRVATQINSLWRVQVEEID; encoded by the coding sequence ATGGACGATCTTAGAGAGATTTTGAAGAAAGTTTCTGAACTGATGGCTGGAAGAGAGGTTACGACTGTGGAAGAGATCAAAAGGAATGCATACAGGGCGGTTCTGTCACATTTTCTGTCGAGGCATGTGGATAGGGCCAGGATGGAACATCTGGTTTCCGAGGTGGTTGAAAGTCTGTGCGAAGTACCCGCGTCAATTAACAGTCTGCATTACTCTGAAGAGTTGAAAGTTGAAGGCGTCACCTTCAGACATATCCATACGTGCAAACCAACAGAGGAGAATCTGGAAAATGCGTACAGTGAGTACCTGGTGTCAAAAAAGCTCATTGATTCGATTGAGGTTATGAGAGAAGTTACGGATGTGTTTTTCAAAGGCTATGAAATCGATGATGGGCTGATCAGAGTATATTCAAAGGGCAAGTACAAATACGGGGTGTTTTACTCCCTTATTGATGACGTGGGGGAAGACCTGGAGATTCATGAACGGGTTGCTGCCAGTTTTGGCGGGGAATATGTGGTCGTTGTTCCAACAGAAAACGAACTTACCAGATTTCTGAGGTTTTTCTCAAGGTATTCTGAGAGGGTAAAGAAGGCAGGTTTCAAGGTCTGGGTTGTCAATGTTGAGGAAAGGACGATTGATCCGTTCATCGGTTACCCGAAGGACTTTCTCCTCCTGAAGGGCTTTAAAAATCCCAGGGTTGCAACCCAGATAAATTCCCTCTGGAGAGTCCAGGTTGAGGAAATTGATTGA